The following proteins are co-located in the Lagenorhynchus albirostris chromosome 2, mLagAlb1.1, whole genome shotgun sequence genome:
- the KLHDC8A gene encoding kelch domain-containing protein 8A isoform X1: MEVPNVKDFQWKRLAPLPSRRVYCSLLETGGQVYAIGGCDDNGVPVDCFEVYSPEADQWTDLRPLPTARAGVAVTALGKRIMVIGGVGTSQLPLKVVEMYNIDEGKWKKRSMLREAAMGISVTAKDYRVYAAGGMGLDLRPHNHLQHYDMLKDVWVSLAPMPTPRYAATSFLRGSKIYVLGGRQSKYAVNAFEVFDIETRSWTKFPNIPCKRAFSSFVTLDDRLYSLGGLRQGRLYQQPKFLRTMDVFDMEQGGWLKMERSLFLKKRRADFVAGSLSGRVIVAGGLGNQPTVLETAEAFHPGKNKWEVLPAMPTPRCACSSIVVKNCLLAVGGVNQGLSDAVEALCVSDS, translated from the exons ATGGAGGTGCCCAACGTCAAGGACTTCCAGTGGAAGCGCCTGGCGCCACTGCCCAGCCGCCGGGTCTACTGCTCCCTGCTGGAAACCGGGGGGCAGGTCTATGCCATCGGGGGATGTGACGACAACGGCGTCCCCGTGGACTGCTTTGAGGTCTACTCCCCCGAGGCCGACCAGTGGACCGACCTGCGCCCCCTGCCCACAGCCCGGGCCGGGGTGGCTGTCACCGCCCTGGGGAAGCGGATCATGGTGATCGGGGGTGTGGGCACCAGTCAGCTGCCTCTGAAGGTCGTGGAAATGTACAACATCGATGAAGGCAAGTGGAAGAAGAGGAGCATGCTGCGCGAGGCCGCCATGGGCATTTCTGTCACGGCCAAAG ATTACCGAGTGTACGCGGCAGGCGGGATGGGCCTGGACCTCCGTCCACACAACCACCTCCAACACTATGACATGCTCAAGGACGTGTGGGTGTCTCTAGCACCCATGCCCACCCCGAGATATGCTGCCACCTCATTCCTCCGAGGTTCCAAGATCTACGTGCTGG GGGGACGACAGTCCAAGTACGCGGTCAATGCCTTCGAGGTCTTTGACATCGAGACTCGCTCCTGGACCAAGTTCCCCAACATTCCCTGCAAGCGGGCCTTCTCCAGCTTTGTGACCCTAGACGACCGCTTGTACAGCCTGGGTGGCCTGCGGCAGGGTCGGCTCTACCAGCAGCCCAAGTTCCTCCGGACGATGGACGTGTTCGACATGGAACAAG GGGGATGGCTGAAGATGGAGCGCTCATTGTTCCTTAAGAAGCGGCGGGCAGACTTTGTGGCCGGCTCTCTGAGTGGACGGGTCATAGTGGCTGGAGGACTTG GGAACCAACCCACTGTCCTGGAGACGGCAGAGGCGTTCCACCCGGGGAAGAACAAGTGGGAGGTCCTCCCCGCCATGCCCACACCCCGCTGTGCCTGCTCCAGCATCGTTGTCAAGAACTGCCTCCTGGCCGTGGGGGGCGTCAACCAGGGTCTGAGCGATGCGGTGGAAGCCCTGTGTGTCTCTGACTCCTAG
- the KLHDC8A gene encoding kelch domain-containing protein 8A isoform X2, whose translation MEVPNVKDFQWKRLAPLPSRRVYCSLLETGGQVYAIGGCDDNGVPVDCFEVYSPEADQWTDLRPLPTARAGVAVTALGKRIMVIGGVGTSQLPLKVVEMYNIDEGKWKKRSMLREAAMGISVTAKDYRVYAAGGMGLDLRPHNHLQHYDMLKDVWVSLAPMPTPRYAATSFLRGSKIYVLGGRQSKYAVNAFEVFDIETRSWTKFPNIPCKRAFSSFVTLDDRLYSLGGLRQGRLYQQPKFLRTMDVFDMEQGNQPTVLETAEAFHPGKNKWEVLPAMPTPRCACSSIVVKNCLLAVGGVNQGLSDAVEALCVSDS comes from the exons ATGGAGGTGCCCAACGTCAAGGACTTCCAGTGGAAGCGCCTGGCGCCACTGCCCAGCCGCCGGGTCTACTGCTCCCTGCTGGAAACCGGGGGGCAGGTCTATGCCATCGGGGGATGTGACGACAACGGCGTCCCCGTGGACTGCTTTGAGGTCTACTCCCCCGAGGCCGACCAGTGGACCGACCTGCGCCCCCTGCCCACAGCCCGGGCCGGGGTGGCTGTCACCGCCCTGGGGAAGCGGATCATGGTGATCGGGGGTGTGGGCACCAGTCAGCTGCCTCTGAAGGTCGTGGAAATGTACAACATCGATGAAGGCAAGTGGAAGAAGAGGAGCATGCTGCGCGAGGCCGCCATGGGCATTTCTGTCACGGCCAAAG ATTACCGAGTGTACGCGGCAGGCGGGATGGGCCTGGACCTCCGTCCACACAACCACCTCCAACACTATGACATGCTCAAGGACGTGTGGGTGTCTCTAGCACCCATGCCCACCCCGAGATATGCTGCCACCTCATTCCTCCGAGGTTCCAAGATCTACGTGCTGG GGGGACGACAGTCCAAGTACGCGGTCAATGCCTTCGAGGTCTTTGACATCGAGACTCGCTCCTGGACCAAGTTCCCCAACATTCCCTGCAAGCGGGCCTTCTCCAGCTTTGTGACCCTAGACGACCGCTTGTACAGCCTGGGTGGCCTGCGGCAGGGTCGGCTCTACCAGCAGCCCAAGTTCCTCCGGACGATGGACGTGTTCGACATGGAACAAG GGAACCAACCCACTGTCCTGGAGACGGCAGAGGCGTTCCACCCGGGGAAGAACAAGTGGGAGGTCCTCCCCGCCATGCCCACACCCCGCTGTGCCTGCTCCAGCATCGTTGTCAAGAACTGCCTCCTGGCCGTGGGGGGCGTCAACCAGGGTCTGAGCGATGCGGTGGAAGCCCTGTGTGTCTCTGACTCCTAG